One genomic region from Leptospira tipperaryensis encodes:
- a CDS encoding FAD-dependent oxidoreductase — translation MSGRVYEWKNLGDSRTIKADVVIVGTGCGGSTLAYELSKNGKKVVLIEEGGYYHTGTFDNHELNMAGKVSAERNMATDGSGTINLVYGKNVGGASVHYWADSYRTPDDRLNLWKEEYGVHGHSPEDLNPYWKELDETLNVHPAKEEYHNKMNLLVRKACKSLGWEGNPVPQARKNCQKSGHCMQGCMFGAKQSQLVTHIPKAMAYGADIYADCKAVRLELKGDKVEFLEAVMMDRPSGKESGITLKFEAPVFAIAAGGFGSSTFLLRNGWKNKLPALGEHLAINPSPFVHAIYDEPILQWRNIPSAFGVEEFRLARFKEGQYVEGGFLIMANQLQPGSLAALIPGFGSEHREMMKILPHFGGTIGWIDDVPSELGNISVNSSGKRTVTYNFGKLTKAFLRDCIRKQVQLNLRAGAKWILLPDLKRTKIESEKEIDKVDQLELSPASMMMAAPHPAGGCRMGQDPSRSVVDWKHRVHGLKNLYVSDSSVFPTGVSVDPSYTIMAFSKQAAKFILEDFSAPAN, via the coding sequence ATGAGCGGTCGCGTTTACGAATGGAAGAATCTCGGTGATTCAAGAACCATCAAAGCCGACGTTGTGATCGTCGGGACCGGTTGCGGCGGTTCCACTCTCGCTTACGAACTCTCAAAAAACGGAAAGAAAGTAGTCCTCATTGAAGAAGGCGGCTACTACCATACCGGAACCTTTGACAATCACGAGCTGAATATGGCCGGAAAAGTTTCTGCCGAAAGAAATATGGCCACCGATGGATCCGGAACCATCAATCTAGTGTATGGAAAGAACGTTGGCGGTGCATCGGTTCACTATTGGGCAGACAGCTACAGAACTCCGGATGATCGGTTAAATCTTTGGAAGGAAGAATACGGAGTTCACGGACATTCTCCCGAAGATCTCAATCCTTATTGGAAAGAATTGGATGAAACTCTCAACGTACATCCTGCTAAAGAAGAATATCATAATAAAATGAATCTGCTCGTCCGAAAGGCGTGCAAGTCCCTTGGATGGGAAGGCAACCCGGTTCCTCAGGCAAGAAAAAATTGCCAAAAGTCCGGTCACTGTATGCAAGGATGTATGTTCGGCGCGAAACAAAGCCAGTTGGTCACTCACATTCCAAAGGCAATGGCTTACGGGGCGGATATCTACGCGGACTGCAAAGCCGTTCGCTTAGAACTCAAAGGAGATAAAGTAGAATTTTTAGAAGCGGTGATGATGGATCGTCCTTCCGGAAAAGAATCCGGGATCACTCTAAAATTTGAAGCTCCTGTTTTCGCGATCGCTGCCGGAGGATTCGGAAGTTCCACATTCTTACTCAGAAACGGATGGAAAAATAAATTGCCGGCGCTCGGGGAACATCTCGCCATAAACCCATCTCCTTTCGTTCACGCGATCTACGACGAACCGATCCTACAATGGAGAAACATCCCGTCCGCATTCGGTGTGGAAGAATTTCGACTGGCCCGTTTTAAAGAAGGACAGTATGTCGAAGGCGGATTTCTGATCATGGCAAATCAACTACAACCGGGAAGTCTTGCGGCATTGATTCCGGGCTTCGGATCCGAACACAGAGAGATGATGAAAATTCTTCCTCATTTTGGAGGAACGATCGGATGGATCGACGACGTTCCTTCGGAACTCGGAAATATTTCCGTAAATTCTTCCGGTAAAAGAACTGTAACGTATAACTTCGGTAAGTTGACAAAAGCCTTTCTTCGAGATTGTATCCGCAAACAGGTTCAGTTGAATTTGCGAGCGGGAGCGAAATGGATTCTACTTCCGGATCTAAAAAGAACAAAGATCGAATCCGAGAAAGAAATTGACAAAGTAGATCAACTCGAATTAAGCCCGGCGTCGATGATGATGGCCGCGCCGCATCCCGCGGGCGGCTGTAGAATGGGACAAGACCCTTCTCGCTCCGTGGTCGACTGGAAACACCGAGTTCACGGACTAAAGAATCTCTATGTCTCCGACTCAAGTGTATTCCCTACGGGAGTTTCGGTGGATCCAAGTTATACGATTATGGCGTTCAGCAAACAAGCGGCCAAATTTATTCTCGAAGATTTCTCCGCGCCGGCAAATTGA
- a CDS encoding PAS domain-containing sensor histidine kinase, with the protein MSELNIQSEEFYKLLVKRSPELICYHKPDGTYIYVSPIVTSMLGYQPEELIGRNPYDFFNPLDKERIFKNSHEPIQKGSSFGHIEYQFLKKDGRYVWLQTISQPVLNEKKEVTGILTSSREYIGLTSIVDESEKKQALEEVRLSEEKFFNAFYYSGVGMALVSLDGKWLEVNPHLLDILGYTREELLKLTFQDITHPDDLQEDLNLVQEVLDGKRESYKLEKRYFHKNGSTIWILLIVSIVTDPKKKPLFFISQIQDITDRKNMLSALIEKNEMLQALSNRLTERNVQLEEFNQIVSHNLRAPIGNIFTLVNMLLEKDATDKEDLLQSLEISANDLMSTLNDIVEVIKIRKNLNIDKQMVSFQEAFLKVKNLLSAQIKEVNAEIKFDFTAAPEILYPKVYLESILLNLLSNSLKYSDPSRKLEISFVSFVEDHRVFLVARDNGLGIDLRKYGHQIFKMNKTFHREKEGQGIGLFMTKNQIESLGGEITVDSTIGRGTAFVINFNKYNDFEQR; encoded by the coding sequence TTGAGCGAATTGAATATTCAATCTGAAGAATTTTATAAACTATTGGTTAAAAGAAGTCCGGAACTGATTTGTTATCACAAACCGGACGGCACTTATATCTATGTCAGTCCAATCGTAACTTCGATGTTAGGTTATCAGCCGGAAGAATTGATCGGAAGAAATCCTTATGATTTTTTCAATCCGTTGGATAAGGAACGTATATTTAAAAATTCTCATGAACCGATTCAAAAAGGCTCCAGCTTCGGACATATAGAATATCAGTTTCTTAAAAAAGACGGGAGATATGTGTGGTTACAAACGATCTCACAGCCGGTTCTCAACGAAAAAAAGGAAGTAACCGGTATTCTTACCAGCTCAAGAGAATATATAGGATTGACTTCGATCGTAGATGAAAGTGAAAAGAAACAAGCGTTAGAGGAAGTTCGTTTATCAGAAGAAAAGTTTTTTAATGCTTTTTATTATTCCGGCGTCGGTATGGCTTTGGTTTCTCTGGATGGAAAGTGGTTGGAAGTCAATCCTCATCTTTTGGACATTCTCGGATATACAAGAGAAGAACTTCTGAAGCTTACGTTCCAAGACATCACACATCCGGATGATTTGCAGGAGGATCTAAATCTTGTTCAAGAGGTCCTGGATGGTAAAAGGGAAAGTTATAAACTGGAAAAGCGATACTTTCATAAGAATGGAAGTACGATCTGGATTCTTCTGATCGTATCGATCGTAACGGATCCCAAAAAGAAACCCCTGTTTTTTATTTCCCAGATTCAGGATATTACGGATCGAAAAAACATGCTTTCTGCTTTAATCGAAAAAAACGAAATGTTACAAGCTTTAAGTAATCGCCTAACGGAAAGAAACGTTCAACTGGAAGAATTCAATCAGATCGTGTCGCATAATCTTCGGGCTCCGATCGGAAATATTTTTACTTTAGTCAATATGCTTTTGGAAAAGGACGCAACCGACAAAGAGGATCTTCTTCAATCTCTTGAGATCAGTGCGAACGATTTGATGTCGACTTTGAACGACATTGTCGAAGTGATCAAAATTAGAAAAAATCTAAATATAGATAAACAGATGGTTTCTTTTCAGGAAGCTTTTTTGAAAGTAAAGAATCTACTTTCCGCGCAGATTAAGGAAGTTAACGCCGAAATCAAATTTGATTTTACAGCGGCCCCGGAGATTCTTTATCCTAAGGTATATTTAGAAAGTATACTTTTGAATTTACTAAGTAATTCCCTGAAATATTCTGATCCAAGTCGTAAATTGGAAATTTCCTTCGTCTCATTTGTCGAGGATCATAGAGTTTTCTTAGTGGCTCGTGACAACGGACTCGGAATTGATCTTCGAAAGTACGGACATCAGATTTTCAAAATGAATAAAACGTTTCATCGTGAAAAAGAGGGGCAAGGAATCGGCTTATTTATGACAAAGAATCAAATCGAATCTTTGGGGGGTGAAATTACTGTGGATAGTACGATCGGGCGGGGAACCGCTTTTGTCATAAATTTTAACAAATACAATGATTTTGAACAACGATAA
- a CDS encoding DUF2905 domain-containing protein, whose amino-acid sequence MESFGKPFLILGVLFLLLGIFFLYGNKLPFLNELGKLPGDIRIEKENFKFYFPLSTSILISVLISILLFLVQRFRNGSP is encoded by the coding sequence ATGGAATCCTTCGGAAAACCCTTTCTCATCCTAGGCGTTTTGTTTTTACTCCTCGGAATCTTTTTTCTTTATGGAAATAAACTCCCGTTTTTAAACGAATTGGGGAAACTTCCCGGGGATATTCGAATTGAGAAGGAAAATTTTAAATTCTATTTTCCTCTTTCCACTTCGATCCTAATCAGCGTCTTGATTTCGATCCTTCTCTTTTTGGTTCAAAGATTTAGAAACGGTTCGCCATGA
- a CDS encoding FFLEELY motif protein → MSDLALKKLKAARAEVVRAQVERFRVFYANYFHLEETIPMVEYFFEKIYNLDGRDVWLQLAMDTYQKVKGMMKESSRENIEYLIELNNLTEEMDTIFAKHLVDAGWDGKRLTREEYDLHYGQMGHYKDRIRQLEIVLRNLKVFYELAHKPISAYLIRPARFMAGMLGVSALFQSVEEAYNATLPVSSNIFNSFYEEVEKRETEYIESLLGNHRKEA, encoded by the coding sequence ATGAGCGATTTGGCCCTTAAAAAATTAAAAGCGGCGAGAGCCGAAGTTGTTCGCGCACAAGTGGAACGATTTCGAGTTTTTTATGCCAACTACTTTCATCTGGAAGAAACCATTCCTATGGTGGAATATTTCTTTGAGAAGATTTATAACTTAGATGGAAGAGACGTTTGGTTACAACTCGCGATGGACACATACCAAAAAGTAAAAGGTATGATGAAAGAAAGTTCGAGAGAGAATATTGAATATCTCATCGAGCTGAACAATCTCACCGAAGAAATGGATACCATTTTTGCAAAACATCTCGTGGATGCGGGTTGGGACGGGAAACGTCTCACAAGAGAAGAATACGATCTTCACTACGGTCAAATGGGCCATTATAAAGATAGAATCAGACAACTTGAAATCGTTCTTCGCAACCTGAAAGTTTTTTACGAGCTCGCACACAAACCGATCAGCGCGTATCTCATTCGTCCTGCTCGATTTATGGCCGGAATGCTCGGGGTCTCCGCTCTTTTTCAAAGCGTGGAAGAAGCGTATAACGCAACACTACCGGTTTCCTCCAACATCTTTAATTCTTTCTATGAAGAAGTGGAAAAGAGAGAGACCGAATACATTGAATCATTGCTCGGCAATCATCGGAAGGAAGCTTGA
- a CDS encoding response regulator produces the protein MNFWLIDDDTIYIMIAKRFLAKDGRTKKLRDFQDGEVALKQLQTLSTNSEELPDAILLDINMPFMDGWQFLDEFKKIQGGLAKKITIFMVSSSVDERDIVKANSFPEVKGYLSKPLTQDHIQRLYNDLT, from the coding sequence ATGAATTTCTGGTTAATAGATGATGATACCATTTATATCATGATTGCAAAACGATTCTTAGCGAAAGACGGAAGGACAAAAAAGTTAAGGGACTTTCAAGACGGTGAAGTCGCGTTAAAACAACTTCAAACCTTATCTACAAATTCGGAAGAACTTCCGGATGCGATTCTTTTGGATATCAACATGCCGTTTATGGACGGTTGGCAGTTTTTAGACGAGTTTAAGAAAATCCAAGGCGGTCTTGCTAAGAAGATTACCATCTTTATGGTTAGTTCTTCCGTGGATGAAAGAGATATCGTTAAAGCAAATTCTTTTCCGGAAGTAAAGGGATATCTTTCCAAACCGCTTACACAAGATCATATTCAAAGGCTTTATAACGATTTAACGTAA
- a CDS encoding LA_2478/LA_2722/LA_4182 family protein — protein sequence MKQKYRSFLLSILGVFFILNFAFCKKNSLPQGIVDDKWREESSELVSSYCQKLASCAEESSKNLKDSTKSLIQERLNPANCAGKFRKSNAYLLANEDSEKIKKAVRNCFQIVASEPCEKIQSGVLKLSEDCNELQTIQSKR from the coding sequence ATGAAACAAAAATACAGAAGTTTTCTATTGAGCATTCTTGGAGTTTTTTTTATTCTTAACTTCGCGTTCTGCAAAAAGAATTCCTTACCGCAAGGAATCGTAGACGATAAGTGGAGAGAGGAATCTTCCGAATTGGTCTCATCTTATTGTCAAAAACTTGCGAGCTGCGCCGAAGAGTCCTCTAAGAATTTAAAAGATTCTACAAAGAGCCTGATCCAAGAGAGACTCAATCCCGCAAACTGCGCTGGAAAATTTCGCAAATCGAACGCGTATCTACTCGCCAATGAAGATTCTGAAAAAATTAAAAAGGCGGTTCGAAATTGTTTTCAAATCGTCGCAAGTGAGCCCTGCGAAAAAATTCAAAGCGGTGTGTTGAAACTTTCGGAAGACTGTAACGAGCTTCAAACGATTCAATCCAAACGATAA
- a CDS encoding pyridoxal phosphate-dependent aminotransferase has protein sequence MKKGFRFSARFSFQDGENEFGEILSDLKKKKIPYIDLTTSNPTQAGFQYPEEAIRHSFHTSDLITYSPDPQGNLEARNVICDYYRSKGLQIDPEDLFLVSSSSEAYSYLFKLFCDAGDSILIPAPGYPLFEFLSAMEGLQTISYYTKKENFWSLKITDLEPKDLAKSKLLLIVSPNNPTGSVFSRADFESMKNELVIYNIPLVIDEVFSDYVYDGESHSTLIDFETPVISVNGLSKILGMPGMKLSWILLSGPSDWKKKTKEFLELISDTYLSVNTPVQNVLSDLMKWRTMIQSQILKRIQRNLTILKQVLSEPKIAQRINCDLPKAGWYCILESKDFFPEDQFSLRLLKEKKVYVHAGEMFGFPDTDKTGRIILSLLTETEVFESGLGKIIDFVDEIKPLQSTE, from the coding sequence ATGAAAAAAGGATTTCGTTTTAGCGCGCGTTTCTCTTTTCAAGACGGAGAAAATGAATTCGGGGAAATCCTTTCCGACTTAAAAAAAAAGAAAATTCCTTATATCGATCTAACAACCTCCAATCCGACCCAGGCCGGATTTCAATATCCAGAGGAAGCGATCCGTCATAGTTTTCATACAAGCGATCTAATCACTTATAGTCCCGATCCGCAAGGGAACCTCGAAGCGCGTAACGTGATTTGTGATTACTATCGATCCAAAGGATTACAAATCGATCCCGAAGATTTGTTTTTAGTTTCCTCTTCCTCCGAAGCCTATTCTTATTTATTCAAACTCTTTTGTGACGCCGGGGATTCGATTTTAATCCCGGCACCGGGATATCCTTTGTTTGAATTTCTTTCCGCGATGGAAGGTCTTCAGACGATTTCCTATTACACAAAAAAAGAAAATTTTTGGAGTCTGAAAATTACCGATTTAGAGCCGAAGGATTTGGCGAAAAGTAAACTTCTTTTGATCGTTAGTCCTAACAATCCGACCGGATCCGTATTCAGTCGTGCCGATTTTGAATCAATGAAGAATGAATTAGTAATTTATAATATTCCTTTGGTTATAGATGAAGTTTTTTCGGATTACGTATATGATGGAGAATCCCATTCTACTTTGATCGATTTCGAAACGCCGGTGATTTCCGTAAACGGATTATCTAAAATCCTAGGAATGCCCGGAATGAAACTATCTTGGATTCTTCTCAGCGGTCCTTCCGATTGGAAAAAGAAAACAAAAGAATTTCTCGAATTAATCTCGGACACTTATCTTTCCGTAAATACGCCGGTTCAAAACGTTCTTTCCGATCTGATGAAATGGAGAACGATGATCCAATCTCAAATTCTGAAAAGAATTCAGAGAAATCTTACGATATTAAAACAAGTCCTCTCCGAACCAAAGATCGCGCAAAGAATCAACTGTGACCTTCCTAAAGCAGGCTGGTATTGTATTTTAGAAAGTAAGGATTTTTTTCCGGAAGATCAATTTTCACTTCGTTTATTAAAAGAAAAAAAAGTATATGTTCATGCGGGAGAAATGTTCGGCTTTCCGGATACTGATAAGACAGGAAGAATCATTCTTAGCTTGTTGACCGAGACCGAAGTTTTCGAATCGGGTTTAGGAAAAATTATAGATTTTGTGGATGAGATCAAACCGCTACAGTCGACCGAGTGA
- a CDS encoding OmpA/MotB family protein: protein MSRFRRQLLERGRRKDESNENRERWLLTYADMITLLLGLFIIMYSISQVDQVKLKQVADVIRGGFGLGESFFQGSTVSIEEDPLLQPRTQLYRFWERVSYALKKLKEKAKLNIGIQETEEIKIVLFGSSLGEGQFRPDEDMTFAFQKISELSGAMDVDIVLKVQIPYGNEAAQKGFRNAWEYNAYRAELIADALSKNYKIPKDKISIEASSAYKAIENSSSTPEGKASGERVEIFIRKKSEH from the coding sequence TTGAGTCGTTTTCGAAGACAGCTTTTGGAAAGAGGGCGTCGTAAGGACGAATCTAACGAAAACCGCGAACGCTGGTTGTTGACTTACGCCGACATGATTACTTTACTCTTGGGTTTGTTTATCATTATGTATTCGATTTCCCAGGTGGATCAGGTCAAATTGAAGCAGGTCGCGGACGTGATCCGAGGCGGATTCGGTTTAGGAGAATCTTTTTTTCAAGGAAGTACGGTCTCCATCGAAGAAGATCCTTTGTTGCAACCGAGAACCCAACTCTATCGTTTTTGGGAACGGGTCAGCTATGCTTTGAAAAAACTCAAAGAGAAAGCAAAACTCAATATCGGAATTCAAGAAACCGAAGAAATCAAGATCGTCCTTTTCGGATCTTCTTTAGGAGAAGGTCAATTCCGACCGGACGAAGACATGACTTTTGCGTTTCAAAAAATATCGGAACTCTCCGGAGCGATGGACGTTGATATCGTTTTAAAAGTGCAAATTCCTTATGGAAACGAAGCCGCACAAAAAGGTTTTAGAAACGCCTGGGAATACAACGCATACAGAGCCGAACTCATCGCGGATGCTCTATCAAAAAATTATAAAATCCCGAAAGATAAAATTTCTATCGAAGCGTCCAGCGCCTACAAAGCAATTGAGAATTCCTCTTCCACGCCCGAGGGAAAGGCTTCGGGAGAAAGAGTTGAAATTTTTATTCGTAAAAAATCGGAACACTGA
- a CDS encoding M14 family zinc carboxypeptidase, with the protein MLGGYKRLNRYDKKLLRILKLGGKLASLNQIGFSRKTAEGFRFPIHALRLGTEKGLKEHPVGIVAGVHGLETIGILILLDFLEYILHPDSTGYLPELKKGKLGIVILPIVNPGGVVLKQRSNPAGVDLMRNSGIDAVKALPFFGGQKISKRLPYYRGQGLEPESRALFRLVQESFFDVKDAIMPVLDLHSGFGTVDNVWWPYAYTKAPCPDTPLYQKIGDHLKNHCGHIHFQYGPQSETYTTHGDLWDKFYDHYLEYHKEESSWNSKFLPLTLEVGTWSDIKEDPSKLFRKRGIFNPASFNKIETVGRYRGFLRDFVKLGITKPKDWELD; encoded by the coding sequence ATGTTAGGCGGTTACAAAAGACTCAATCGATACGATAAAAAACTTCTCAGAATATTAAAGCTGGGAGGCAAACTCGCTAGTTTGAATCAGATCGGATTTTCGAGAAAAACCGCGGAAGGTTTTCGATTTCCGATTCATGCACTTCGGCTTGGAACCGAAAAAGGTCTCAAAGAACATCCCGTTGGAATCGTTGCAGGAGTTCACGGTTTGGAGACCATCGGGATTCTTATCTTACTCGATTTTTTAGAATATATCTTACATCCCGATTCAACCGGATATCTTCCCGAATTGAAGAAAGGAAAATTGGGAATCGTGATCTTGCCGATCGTAAATCCTGGCGGCGTCGTTTTAAAACAAAGATCGAATCCTGCCGGAGTCGATCTTATGAGAAACTCGGGAATCGACGCCGTAAAAGCTCTGCCTTTTTTTGGAGGTCAAAAAATTTCTAAACGACTTCCTTACTATCGAGGTCAAGGATTGGAACCCGAATCAAGAGCCTTGTTTCGATTGGTTCAAGAATCTTTTTTTGACGTGAAAGATGCGATCATGCCCGTTCTTGATCTTCATTCCGGCTTTGGAACGGTAGATAATGTTTGGTGGCCTTATGCTTATACAAAGGCTCCCTGCCCCGATACTCCTTTATATCAGAAGATTGGAGATCATCTCAAAAATCACTGCGGTCATATTCATTTTCAATACGGACCTCAAAGTGAAACCTACACTACTCACGGGGATCTCTGGGATAAATTTTACGATCACTATCTTGAATATCACAAAGAAGAATCATCTTGGAATTCTAAATTTTTACCACTAACGCTTGAAGTTGGGACTTGGTCCGATATAAAGGAAGATCCTTCTAAGTTGTTTCGAAAAAGAGGAATTTTCAATCCTGCTTCGTTTAACAAAATTGAAACAGTGGGAAGATACAGAGGTTTTTTAAGGGATTTTGTAAAGCTTGGTATTACAAAGCCAAAAGACTGGGAACTTGATTAG
- a CDS encoding NADP-dependent isocitrate dehydrogenase, which yields MSEKTKIAIAHGDGIGPEIMDATLKILNAAGAKIEPIEIQIGEKVYKEGHSSGIKPEAWDILRQTKVFLKAPITTPQGGGYKSLNVTVRTTLGLFANVRPCFSLYPYVETKHPILDIVIIRENEEDLYTGIEHQQTNDTVQCLKLISRPGSEKIIRYAFEYAKAYGRKKVTAMVKDNIMKQTDGLFHDIFKEVAKEYPDLESNSQIIDIGAANLADRPQNFDVVVTLNLYGDIISDIVAQIAGSVGMAGSSNIGEIVSMFEAIHGSAPDIAGKNLANPSGLLNAAVMMLVHIGQPDIAAKINNAWLLTIEEGIHTGDIFKPGVSRIKVGTKEFAEAVVGNLGHLPEKFKPVSFGKAKKIIIPEYKRIVQKKELVGTDVFLDWIGNDPNELGKKLELIAGDLKLKLITNRGVKVYPDGQPETFLTDHWRCRFVNKEALVHHENPTYYPIAHKQIAELLLKLDEAGFDSVKTENLYYFNGKRAFSLGQGE from the coding sequence ATGTCCGAAAAAACTAAAATCGCAATCGCTCACGGTGATGGAATCGGTCCTGAGATTATGGACGCGACTCTCAAAATTCTCAACGCGGCGGGAGCCAAGATCGAACCGATCGAAATTCAGATCGGAGAAAAAGTTTACAAAGAGGGACATTCCTCGGGAATCAAACCGGAAGCTTGGGACATCTTAAGACAGACGAAAGTTTTTTTAAAGGCCCCGATTACTACTCCACAAGGCGGCGGTTACAAAAGTTTAAACGTTACCGTGAGAACTACGTTAGGCCTTTTCGCAAACGTTAGACCCTGTTTTTCTCTTTATCCTTATGTCGAAACCAAACATCCCATTTTAGATATCGTGATCATCCGCGAAAACGAAGAAGACCTTTATACGGGGATCGAACACCAGCAAACAAACGACACGGTCCAATGTCTCAAGCTGATATCCCGTCCCGGCTCCGAAAAAATCATTCGTTATGCTTTCGAATACGCAAAGGCTTACGGTCGCAAAAAAGTAACCGCCATGGTAAAAGATAATATCATGAAGCAGACCGACGGATTGTTTCATGATATCTTCAAAGAAGTTGCAAAAGAATATCCCGACCTCGAATCCAATTCGCAAATTATCGATATCGGAGCGGCCAACCTCGCTGACAGACCTCAAAACTTCGACGTCGTAGTAACCTTGAATCTCTACGGAGATATCATATCGGATATCGTTGCACAGATCGCCGGATCGGTAGGAATGGCCGGATCTTCCAATATCGGTGAAATTGTTTCTATGTTCGAAGCGATTCACGGATCCGCCCCGGATATCGCGGGTAAGAATCTTGCAAATCCGTCCGGACTTCTCAATGCCGCCGTGATGATGCTGGTTCACATCGGACAACCCGATATTGCCGCAAAGATCAACAACGCCTGGTTATTAACGATCGAAGAAGGAATTCATACGGGAGATATTTTTAAACCCGGTGTGAGTAGAATCAAGGTCGGGACTAAAGAATTCGCGGAAGCAGTGGTCGGAAACTTGGGACATCTTCCCGAAAAATTCAAACCAGTTTCTTTTGGAAAAGCAAAGAAAATTATAATTCCTGAATATAAGAGAATCGTTCAGAAAAAGGAATTGGTTGGAACCGATGTATTCTTGGATTGGATCGGAAATGATCCGAATGAACTCGGAAAAAAATTGGAATTGATCGCGGGCGATCTAAAACTAAAACTCATCACAAATCGAGGCGTGAAAGTGTATCCGGACGGACAACCGGAAACCTTCTTAACCGATCATTGGAGATGTCGATTCGTAAACAAAGAAGCTTTAGTACATCATGAAAATCCTACATACTATCCGATTGCACATAAACAAATCGCAGAGTTACTTTTGAAATTGGACGAAGCAGGATTCGATTCAGTGAAAACTGAAAATCTTTACTACTTCAATGGAAAACGAGCATTCTCCTTAGGTCAGGGAGAGTAA
- the coaD gene encoding pantetheine-phosphate adenylyltransferase, translating into MNRVAIYPGSFDPLTNGHLDILHRSLALFDKVIIAIAVNSNKTTLFSIEERLGFISEVTKGMKGLEIDTFQGLTVDYCAKVGATSIIRGLRAVTDFDYEYAISLMNKKLAPEVETVFLMSSNEYSFISSTIVKEVARHGRDVSNQVPGIVSKALLKKLSQ; encoded by the coding sequence ATGAATCGAGTCGCGATTTATCCGGGTTCCTTCGATCCGTTGACAAACGGGCATTTGGATATTCTACATCGATCTCTGGCCTTGTTTGACAAGGTGATCATTGCGATCGCCGTAAACTCAAACAAGACGACTTTGTTTTCGATCGAGGAAAGACTCGGGTTTATCAGCGAAGTTACAAAAGGAATGAAAGGCCTGGAAATCGATACGTTCCAAGGTCTTACCGTCGATTATTGTGCCAAGGTCGGAGCGACCAGCATCATTCGAGGTTTAAGAGCCGTTACCGACTTTGATTACGAATATGCAATTTCTTTAATGAATAAAAAACTCGCACCTGAAGTGGAAACCGTTTTTTTGATGTCTTCAAACGAGTATTCTTTCATTTCGTCGACGATCGTGAAGGAAGTTGCAAGACACGGACGAGACGTAAGCAATCAAGTTCCCGGAATTGTCAGCAAAGCATTACTTAAAAAACTCTCTCAATAA
- a CDS encoding ferredoxin: MADKNDKVKQNAPGKYYIDNSCVPCNDCVEEAPMLLKYTDDESKVYFHRQPTNPEEEVAAKKAMEICPVEALGDDGE, encoded by the coding sequence ATGGCTGACAAAAACGACAAAGTCAAACAAAACGCTCCCGGTAAATATTATATCGATAACAGCTGTGTTCCGTGTAACGATTGTGTGGAAGAAGCGCCTATGCTTTTGAAATATACGGACGACGAATCTAAAGTTTACTTTCATAGACAACCGACAAACCCGGAAGAAGAAGTAGCCGCAAAAAAAGCTATGGAGATCTGTCCCGTGGAAGCGCTCGGAGACGACGGAGAATAA
- a CDS encoding nucleoside-diphosphate kinase yields the protein MSRTFIMIKPDGVKNKHVGDILARIEKEGFKILGLKYLKLSLEDAKQFYKVHSARPFYNDLCTYMSSGPIVAAALERENAVLHWRDVIGATDPKEAAAGTIRALFAESKEANAVHGSDSDDNAALEISFFFKGNELF from the coding sequence ATGTCCAGAACGTTTATCATGATCAAACCCGACGGTGTTAAAAACAAACACGTTGGAGATATTCTCGCAAGAATTGAAAAAGAAGGATTCAAAATCCTGGGTTTAAAATACCTCAAGTTATCCCTCGAAGATGCAAAACAATTCTATAAGGTTCACTCCGCTCGCCCGTTCTACAACGACCTTTGCACATACATGTCTTCCGGTCCGATCGTAGCGGCCGCTCTCGAAAGAGAGAACGCCGTTCTTCACTGGAGAGATGTAATCGGTGCGACCGACCCGAAAGAAGCGGCGGCAGGAACCATTCGTGCTCTTTTTGCTGAAAGCAAAGAAGCAAACGCAGTTCACGGATCGGACTCCGATGATAACGCGGCCTTGGAAATTTCTTTCTTTTTCAAAGGAAACGAACTGTTCTAA